A window of Solanum stenotomum isolate F172 chromosome 3, ASM1918654v1, whole genome shotgun sequence contains these coding sequences:
- the LOC125860888 gene encoding probable inactive receptor kinase At2g26730: MIPSTRWVIMSIIFQMLLVLAGSETLEVRRALVKFMNKISIGNISKEVNFGWDLSSDPCTNNWEGITCDSRNQHVKNIVLDQKNLTGILDASFVCEATSLAVLSLNENEIVGTLPQEISNCRRLTHLYLRGNKLSSNLPSSLSRLSNLKKIVISDNAFSGQIPNMSRISGLITFLAERNQLTGQIPEFDFSNLVEFNVSYNNLTGPVPDVKGQFSSSSFSGNPRLCGVPLPSTCPPSPPPPPHPVAKEKKVSYFIYLGYAILGLIIILLLIWKLFKFIRKKKSNSTPMDHNKTISSSGVTKTPKNRSEYSITSSPENSMLSASFEILSSPLANKLRFEDLLRAPAELIGKGNHGSVYKVNVDGVTLVVKRISGWNISKDDFKKRMQRIHRMKHHHVLPLVAFYSSKQEKLTVYKYQQNGSLFKHLHSSQGSKVFEWASRLAIAASVAEALAFMHEGLQNDDIPHGNMKSTNILLNDDMEACIGEYGLMPNNQDQSFVAQSDHSIREDDSVAITARNAFNMDVYSFGVILLELLTGKPVHASGYDLSRWVNSVVRADWTGEVFDKSLITEGVNEERMINLLHVALKCINTSPDARPNMKEVAFIINSIKEDEEKSVSAFS; this comes from the exons CCATGTACCAACAATTGGGAAGGGATAACTTGTGATTCAAGAAACcaacatgtaaaaaatattgttcttgATCAGAAGAATCTCACTGGAATTCTTGATGCTTCTTTTGTCTGTGAGGCTACTTCCCTTGCTGTACTGAGCTTGAATGAAAACGAAATTGTTGGAACATTACCTCAAGAAATATCAAACTGCAGACGTCTCACACATTTGTATCTCCGTGGCAACAAATTATCAAGCAATCTACCAAGCTCTCTTTCGCGGTTGagcaatttgaaaaaaattgtaatttcagACAATGCCTTCTCGGGGCAGATACCGAATATGTCAAGAATCTCAGGGCTGATAACTTTTTTGGCTGAAAGAAATCAGCTAACAGGGCAGATACCTGAATTTGATTTTTCCAATCTTGTAGAATTCAATGTCTCATACAATAATTTAACTGGTCCAGTTCCTGATGTCAAGGGCCAGTTTAGTTCCAGCAGTTTTTCGGGTAATCCCAGATTATGTGGAGTGCCATTGCCAAGCACATGTCCACCCTCGCCACCACCACCTCCCCATCCAGTTGCTAAGGAGAAAAAAGTTTCATACTTTATATATCTTGGCTATGCTATTCTTGGGCTGATTATCATACTTCTACTTATATGGAAGCTTTTTAAGTTCATAAGGAAGAAAAAGAGCAATAGTACTCCAATGGATCACAACAAGACTATTAGCTCTTCTGGTGTTACAAAGACTCCTAAAAATAGGTCAGAATATTCAATAACATCTAGTCCCGAAAACTCTATGCTCTCAGCATCATTTGAAATCCTTTCAAGTCCTCTGGCTAATAAATTGAGATTCGAGGATTTGCTTCGAGCTCCAGCTGAATTGATTGGGAAAGGAAATCATGGAAGTGTTTACAAGGTCAATGTTGATGGAGTGACATTGGTAGTAAAGAGGATCAGTGGTTGGAATATTTCGAAAGACGATTTCAAGAAGAGGATGCAGAGAATACATAGAATGAAGCATCATCATGTATTACCCCTTGTTGCCTTCTATAGTTCCAAACAAGAGAAGCTAACAGTTTACAAGTACCAACAGAATGGCAGTCTATTCAAGCATCTTCATT CATCTCAGGGCAGTAAAGTTTTCGAGTGGGCGAGCAGATTAGCTATTGCAGCCAGTGTTGCAGAGGCCTTAGCATTCATGCATGAAGGCCTTCAGAATGATGATATTCCTCATGGAAACATGAAATCCACCAACATTCTGCTGAACGATGACATGGAAGCCTGTATCGGCGAGTATGGTCTAATGCCCAACAATCAAGACCAGTCATTTGTTGCTCAAAGTGATCATAGCATCAGAGAAGATGATTCAGTTGCAATTACAGCACGTAACGCCTTCAATATGGATGTTTATAGTTTTGGAGTGATTCTTCTTGAATTGCTCACAGGGAAGCCTGTTCATGCTAGTGGATATGATTTGTCTAGGTGGGTAAATTCAGTAGTTAGAGCGGACTGGACTGGTGAAGTTTTCGACAAGTCCCTTATTACAGAGGGTGTAAATGAAGAAAGAATGATCAATCTGTTGCATGTAGCTCTCAAATGCATAAATACATCACCAGATGCAAGGCCTAAcatgaaggaagttgctttcatCATCAATTCTATTAAGGAAGATGAAGAGAAATCCGTGTCCGCGTTCAGCTAA